A genomic window from Polyodon spathula isolate WHYD16114869_AA chromosome 43, ASM1765450v1, whole genome shotgun sequence includes:
- the bcap31 gene encoding B-cell receptor-associated protein 31, which produces MSLQWTAVAAFLYGEVFTVLLLCLPFISPTRWNRIFKSRLVKMVMAYGNTYFLVLFLILVLLLIDACREVRKYSVTEKVDLTNNPVAVEHIHMKLFRAQRNLYIAGFALLLWFLLRRLVTLLSQQATTMASNEAFRKQAEGASDAAKKYMEENERLQEELKEAGIETPEARKKGPSVAEENQNLKAELKKLKEEFEITKKALQTSENDMKTMKKQAENLTKEYDRLLEEHGKLQAQGDAPRVKKDD; this is translated from the exons ATGAGTCTGCAGTGGACGGCCGTTGCTGCTTTTCTGTATGGGGAGGTGTTTACTGTACTCTTACTGTGCCTTCCCTTCATCTCACCAACCAG ATGGAATCGAATCTTCAAATCTCGGCTGGTGAAGATGGTCATGGCGTATGGCAACACCTACTTCCTTGTTCTCTTCCTCATACTGGTTCTTCTGCTTATAG ACGCGTGCCGTGAAGTGCGCAAATACAGCGTCACAGAAAAAGTGGACCTAACGAACAACCCTGTGGCTGTGGAACACATTCACATGAAGCTGTTCCGAGCTCAGAGGAACCTGTACATCGCCGGCTTCGCTCTCCTGCTGTGGTT TTTGCTGAGACGCCTGGTCACCTTGCTGTCTCAGCAGGCCACCACGATGGCTTCAAACGAGGCCTTCAGGAAACAGGCAGAGGGAGCGAGCGACGCGGCCAAGAAGTACATGGAAGAGAACGAGAGGCTTCAGGAG gagctGAAAGAAGCCGGCATCGAAACGCCAGAGGCCAGGAAAAAGGGACCGAGTGTGGCAGAAGAAAACCAGAATCTGAAAGCAGAGCTGAAGAAACTGAAGGAAGAGTTTGAGATAACCAAGAAAG CTCTGCAGACCTCCGAGAACGacatgaaaacaatgaaaaagcaGGCGGAGAACTTGACCAAAGAGTACGACAGACTGCTGGAGGAACACGGCAAGCTTCAG GCTCAGGGGGACGCGCCAAGAGTTAAGAAGGACGACTGA